Proteins encoded in a region of the uncultured Pseudodesulfovibrio sp. genome:
- a CDS encoding nucleotide pyrophosphohydrolase, whose protein sequence is MTHDSLNELNERHRRFVEDRNWQKHQTPKNLAMALTGEVGELVELFQWLTPEESREVSGRRKQAVAEEMADVLIYLVRMADEMGIDLVAAAHEKCEINERKYPAEAFHENGMRPHEYKESR, encoded by the coding sequence ATGACACACGATTCACTGAACGAACTCAACGAGCGGCACCGCCGATTCGTCGAGGACCGCAACTGGCAGAAACACCAGACGCCCAAGAACCTGGCCATGGCTCTGACCGGCGAGGTCGGAGAATTGGTCGAGCTGTTCCAATGGCTGACCCCGGAAGAGAGCCGCGAGGTCTCGGGCCGGCGTAAACAGGCCGTGGCCGAGGAGATGGCCGACGTGCTCATCTATCTGGTCCGGATGGCCGACGAAATGGGCATTGATCTGGTTGCGGCGGCCCACGAAAAATGCGAGATCAACGAGAGAAAGTATCCGGCCGAGGCGTTCCATGAGAATGGCATGCGGCCCCACGAATACAAGGAGTCCAGATAA